One window of the Hemitrygon akajei chromosome 5, sHemAka1.3, whole genome shotgun sequence genome contains the following:
- the LOC140727947 gene encoding lysophosphatidic acid receptor 6-like, with product MAAANSSSTHCEPDDSFKYTLYSSVFIMVFVVGLVSNCVALYVLRCSLKLRNETITYMTNLAVSDLLFVFTLPFRIFYYATRDWPFGDLLCKVSGTLFLTNMYGSILFLTCISADRFLAIVYPFKSRMLRTRRNAIIACIVVWLTVLGGSVPATFLRTTSEKANQTKNCFENFSNQTWKNFLSKIVIFIEIVGFVIPLLLNLFCFSMVLRTLSQPVTLSRSKFNKKKVLRMIVVHFLIFICCFVPYNITLVMYSLVRTEAVRNCSVVTTVKTMYPITLCFAVSNCCFDPIVYYFTSETFQNSIKRKSKSLRFESDFETLPTVGFLTNTLRTSKSKTFSLDSTV from the coding sequence ATGGCAGCCGCCAACAGCAGCAGCACCCATTGTGAGCCCGATGATTCCTTTAAGTACACATTGTACAGCAGCGTATTCATAATGGTATTCGTCGTCGGCCTCGTATCAAACTGCGTCGCCTTGTATGTTTTGAGGTGTTCCTTAAAATTAAGAAACGAAACCATAACATACATGACAAATCTCGCCGTGTCAGACCTGCTGTTTGTCTTCACACTGCCGTTTCGGATTTTCTACTATGCGACCAGGGACTGGCCCTTTGGGGATTTGTTGTGCAAGGTTTCAGGGACGCTGTTTCTCACAAACATGTACGGCAGCATCCTCTTCCTGACTTGCATCAGCGCAGATCGATTTCTAGCTATCGTTTACCCTTTTAAATCGAGAATGCTGAGGACAAGGAGAAATGCGATTATTGCATGCATTGTTGTGTGGTTGACCGTGCTGGGAGGAAGTGTTCCGGCGACTTTCTTGCGAACTACCAGCGAAAAGGCCAATCAGACGAAGAACTGCTTTGAAAATTTTTCCAACCAGACCTGGAAGAACTTCTTGTCAAAGATTGTAATATTCATCGAGATAGTCGGTTTTGTAATCCCGTTGCTGTTAAACCTGTTCTGCTTTTCAATGGTATTGAGAACTTTAAGCCAGCCCGTTACTCTTTCCCGCAGTAAATTTAACAAGAAGAAAGTGCTCCGGATGATTGTTGTTCATTTCCTCATTTTTATCTGTTGCTTTGTGCCATACAATATAACCCTAGTAATGTATTCACTGGTGAGGACTGAAGCGGTGAGAAATTGCTCAGTGGTAACTACAGTCAAAACAATGTATCCCATCACATTATGCTTTGCTGTGTCTAACTGCTGCTTTGACCCTATTGTTTATTACTTCACTTCAGAAACGTTTCAGAACTCAATCAAGAGGAAGTCGAAGTCGCTAAGGTTTGAATCGGACTTTGAGACCTTGCCCACTGTGGGCTTCCTCACAAATACTCTGCGGACATCAAAATCTAAAACGTTCAGTTTAGATTCAACTGTCTAG